The following coding sequences lie in one Mesorhizobium sp. NZP2298 genomic window:
- a CDS encoding YdaU family protein encodes MSERPFMQLYVSDFVGDTLQLSTEQIGAYMLILMAMWNAGGRLPDDDAKLARVARLSLKRWRAISADLLTFFEREAGEIGHKRLTKELHKALVKSEARAAAGARGGAATALKTKAHAGPNAGALPRHSPDSRNQNEKASAFSPENAEALSAQGAQAEAVFSREKAEPLSRAGKTAPAFPGKKPGWVRPKTHTDAANAIIEEIRSHDRSRTAAGDEGAGRDVLLLPAIRPD; translated from the coding sequence ATGAGCGAGCGGCCCTTCATGCAGCTCTATGTCTCCGATTTCGTCGGCGACACGCTTCAACTCTCCACCGAGCAGATCGGCGCCTACATGCTCATTCTGATGGCGATGTGGAATGCTGGCGGCCGGCTGCCCGATGATGACGCCAAACTGGCGCGCGTGGCGCGCCTGTCGCTCAAGAGATGGCGTGCCATCAGCGCCGATCTGTTGACCTTCTTCGAGCGCGAGGCGGGCGAGATCGGCCACAAAAGGCTGACGAAGGAGCTGCACAAGGCGCTGGTCAAAAGCGAGGCGAGGGCCGCCGCCGGCGCACGCGGCGGGGCCGCCACCGCCTTGAAAACAAAGGCGCATGCGGGACCAAATGCCGGCGCGTTGCCGCGGCATTCTCCAGACTCCAGAAACCAGAATGAAAAAGCTTCCGCTTTTTCCCCTGAAAATGCGGAAGCTCTTTCGGCTCAAGGAGCACAAGCGGAGGCGGTGTTCTCCCGGGAGAAGGCGGAGCCTTTGTCCCGCGCGGGCAAGACAGCTCCCGCTTTCCCGGGGAAGAAACCCGGCTGGGTCAGGCCGAAAACCCACACCGACGCCGCCAACGCCATCATCGAGGAGATCCGCAGCCATGACCGCAGCCGAACTGCAGCAGGCGACGAAGGCG
- a CDS encoding lysozyme inhibitor LprI family protein translates to MAVVAMLMSQAQAADAPYDWSDEAGAESAKRIIVKCLDEFDESRQIEPCEYKPSDICVTQFDNGSGNQRAQNQCAYYSGIAWGQVVDDVYARLVKSAGAPKDIAKSQSMWSAWNEFDCHTISDYDGTRASMDYGACKTRHAAARVFELLELIPHQ, encoded by the coding sequence ATGGCAGTGGTGGCGATGCTGATGTCTCAAGCCCAAGCTGCGGACGCGCCGTATGATTGGAGCGACGAAGCGGGGGCGGAGTCCGCCAAGCGGATTATCGTGAAGTGCTTGGACGAGTTTGACGAGAGCAGGCAGATCGAACCGTGTGAATACAAGCCAAGCGACATTTGCGTCACGCAATTTGACAATGGGAGCGGAAACCAGCGTGCCCAGAACCAGTGTGCTTACTATTCGGGTATTGCCTGGGGCCAGGTTGTCGACGATGTCTATGCCCGCCTTGTGAAATCGGCAGGGGCTCCGAAGGACATAGCCAAATCGCAATCGATGTGGAGTGCGTGGAACGAGTTCGATTGCCACACCATTTCAGACTATGACGGCACGAGGGCCTCAATGGACTATGGCGCGTGCAAGACCAGACATGCAGCGGCAAGAGTTTTTGAATTGTTGGAGTTGATCCCGCATCAGTGA
- a CDS encoding GcrA family cell cycle regulator: MASYSDAELQEIARWLKDGLSASRIAAAFSALRGSPVSRNAIIGIVHRNAMLGAIGFANGRPQGAERAMRKPAPARPAKGKTNGKTAAGADADKAAVARKNKVRARHDASPAWLPTRLFVREVGVLIADGEAYRFKVPAPQRGPIGRQPHGVAMRFIDCLFSRCRAPLDLTLEEDPQNDAPGGRPGAEMLCCGMRTKALKSYCGYHQARFQRRVCA; this comes from the coding sequence ATGGCAAGCTACAGCGACGCCGAATTGCAAGAGATCGCCCGCTGGCTGAAGGATGGGCTTTCGGCCTCGCGGATCGCGGCGGCGTTCAGCGCGCTGCGCGGCAGTCCGGTCTCGCGCAACGCCATCATCGGCATCGTGCACCGCAACGCCATGCTGGGCGCGATCGGCTTTGCCAATGGCCGGCCGCAAGGTGCCGAACGGGCAATGCGAAAGCCGGCGCCCGCAAGGCCGGCGAAGGGCAAAACCAATGGCAAGACGGCCGCCGGGGCGGACGCCGACAAGGCCGCCGTCGCGCGCAAGAACAAGGTCCGGGCCAGGCACGATGCGTCGCCCGCATGGTTGCCGACACGCCTGTTCGTGCGCGAGGTGGGCGTGCTGATCGCCGATGGCGAAGCTTACCGCTTCAAGGTGCCGGCGCCGCAGCGCGGACCCATCGGCCGCCAGCCGCATGGCGTGGCGATGCGCTTCATCGACTGCCTGTTTTCCCGCTGCCGGGCGCCGCTCGACCTGACATTGGAGGAGGATCCGCAAAACGATGCGCCGGGCGGACGGCCGGGCGCCGAGATGCTGTGCTGCGGCATGCGCACGAAGGCATTGAAGAGCTATTGCGGCTACCACCAGGCCCGATTTCAGCGCCGGGTCTGCGCGTGA
- a CDS encoding DUF982 domain-containing protein: MGTMKTGVPLKVSLDGHVEEIDSVSDAADFLQRWPIERRGHVYRSALNACSAAIAAQISESDAIKVFTGFARVTGILLADSGPAMRLEARTVQSRMPKQGRQMPK, translated from the coding sequence ATGGGTACGATGAAAACCGGAGTGCCGCTTAAAGTGTCGCTGGACGGGCATGTCGAAGAGATCGACAGCGTCAGCGACGCCGCTGATTTCCTGCAGCGCTGGCCGATCGAGCGGCGTGGCCATGTCTACCGCAGCGCGCTCAACGCCTGCAGCGCCGCGATCGCGGCGCAGATCTCCGAATCCGACGCCATAAAAGTGTTCACCGGCTTCGCCCGCGTCACCGGCATTCTGCTTGCCGACAGCGGCCCGGCCATGAGGCTGGAGGCACGCACGGTGCAGAGCCGCATGCCCAAACAGGGCCGCCAGATGCCGAAATAG
- a CDS encoding XRE family transcriptional regulator, with translation MGAMAKTELSIKVGAAIRQARKQRGLVMRHIAEHNDTDVAAVGNWETGRNLPKTENLLKTAAFLRVDPVALGQGQVVFLDDAGPVADAEIVTDAGPMPAGSMDIEVLGAAVGGDDGDFTFNGEPAGYVQRPPGVRNLPKVFALHVLSDSMVPRYEPGDLIYCGGRDAVPGDHVVIETFPEENERNGKAFIKKLVKRTAGELVVEQYNPPKTITFNRYAIKHVWRVIPLKELLGY, from the coding sequence ATGGGCGCCATGGCAAAAACGGAACTGTCGATCAAGGTCGGGGCGGCGATACGCCAGGCACGCAAGCAGCGCGGCCTGGTCATGCGCCACATTGCCGAGCACAACGACACCGATGTCGCCGCCGTCGGCAATTGGGAAACCGGGCGCAACCTGCCCAAGACCGAGAACCTGCTGAAGACCGCCGCCTTCCTGCGCGTCGACCCGGTGGCGCTGGGCCAAGGACAGGTCGTCTTCCTCGACGATGCCGGCCCGGTGGCCGACGCCGAGATCGTCACCGATGCCGGCCCGATGCCCGCGGGATCAATGGATATCGAGGTGCTGGGCGCCGCGGTTGGCGGCGATGACGGCGACTTCACCTTCAACGGCGAGCCCGCCGGCTACGTGCAGCGCCCGCCGGGCGTGCGCAACCTGCCGAAGGTCTTCGCGCTGCACGTGCTCTCCGATTCCATGGTCCCGCGCTACGAACCCGGCGACCTCATCTATTGCGGCGGCCGCGACGCCGTGCCCGGCGACCATGTGGTGATCGAGACATTTCCGGAAGAAAACGAGCGCAACGGCAAGGCCTTCATCAAGAAGCTGGTCAAGCGCACGGCGGGCGAGCTGGTGGTCGAGCAGTACAATCCGCCCAAGACAATCACCTTCAACCGCTACGCGATCAAGCATGTCTGGCGGGTTATCCCGCTGAAGGAATTGCTGGGGTATTAG
- a CDS encoding ABC transporter permease codes for MSIAEEQSQRGGATIARLLMSFGPLLFLAALVIVFTVLKPSFIDPINLFNITRQISITGLIALGMTFVILTAGIDLSVGSLLAFCGMVAAVVAKGGAANTLSLSTSGTQGYGWFAALLAAVIVGAAAGGVQGLAITRLKVPPFVVTLGGLTVFRGLTLTISNGGPISGFDASMRWFGTGLIGPVPVPAIIFAIAAILCHIVLRYTRYGRAVYAVGGNAEAARLSGLRVDRILVSVYVIVGFFAGLAAFVLSARLNSSEAVAGIGYELTVISAVVIGGTSLFGGIGSVGGTVVGAALIGVLQNGLQFNNVSSYTQSIVIGLILILAVAFDRWLKSRVRR; via the coding sequence ATGAGCATCGCCGAAGAGCAGAGCCAGCGCGGCGGCGCGACGATCGCGCGGCTGTTGATGAGTTTCGGGCCGTTGCTGTTCCTGGCGGCGCTGGTCATCGTCTTCACCGTGCTTAAGCCGAGCTTCATCGACCCGATCAACCTGTTCAACATCACGCGGCAGATCTCGATCACCGGGCTGATCGCGCTCGGCATGACCTTCGTCATCCTCACCGCCGGCATCGACCTGTCGGTCGGCTCGCTGCTCGCCTTCTGCGGCATGGTGGCGGCCGTCGTCGCCAAGGGCGGGGCGGCCAACACGCTGTCGCTGTCGACATCAGGCACGCAGGGCTATGGCTGGTTCGCCGCACTTCTCGCCGCCGTCATCGTCGGTGCCGCCGCCGGCGGCGTGCAGGGGCTTGCCATCACCAGGCTGAAAGTGCCGCCCTTCGTCGTCACGCTGGGCGGGCTGACGGTGTTTCGCGGGCTGACGCTGACCATTTCCAATGGCGGCCCGATCTCGGGCTTCGACGCCTCGATGCGCTGGTTCGGCACGGGGCTGATCGGCCCGGTGCCGGTGCCGGCGATCATCTTCGCCATCGCCGCCATCCTGTGCCACATCGTGCTGCGCTACACGCGCTATGGCCGCGCCGTCTATGCCGTCGGCGGCAATGCGGAGGCCGCACGGCTGTCCGGCCTGCGCGTCGACCGCATCCTGGTCTCGGTCTATGTCATCGTCGGCTTCTTCGCCGGCCTTGCCGCCTTCGTGCTGTCGGCACGGCTCAACTCCTCGGAAGCGGTCGCCGGCATCGGCTATGAGCTGACGGTGATCTCAGCCGTCGTCATCGGCGGCACCTCGCTGTTCGGCGGCATCGGCTCGGTCGGCGGCACGGTGGTGGGCGCGGCGCTGATCGGCGTGCTGCAGAACGGGCTGCAGTTCAACAATGTGTCGTCCTACACGCAGAGCATCGTCATCGGGCTGATCCTGATCCTGGCGGTGGCGTTCGACCGGTGGCTGAAATCGCGGGTGCGAAGGTGA
- a CDS encoding DUF982 domain-containing protein, whose amino-acid sequence MTAFIPVTLRFCDNKTMLVGSVAEAETALQHQWPDKTAPAFLDAARLVRQAVEGNCCPRTAFEAFTGAAGQQGILVVKPRSRAHDWLDAAANP is encoded by the coding sequence ATGACAGCTTTCATACCGGTTACGCTGCGCTTTTGCGACAACAAGACCATGCTGGTTGGGTCGGTGGCCGAAGCCGAGACGGCGTTGCAGCACCAGTGGCCCGACAAGACAGCCCCCGCCTTTCTCGACGCCGCGCGGCTGGTCAGGCAGGCGGTCGAGGGCAATTGCTGCCCGCGCACCGCCTTCGAAGCCTTCACTGGCGCCGCCGGGCAACAAGGCATACTGGTGGTCAAGCCGCGAAGTCGCGCGCATGACTGGCTCGACGCCGCAGCCAACCCCTGA